CTTAACCTATGTTCAGCTTTGCTTCTCGGAGAGGATTTTCACTGCGGTCTTACCGTTGACTCTCAGCAAATCGTCAACTCTCTGTAGATAAGATGGTCACAGTTACTCTTTCTCGTCATCGAATTTTCATATTTTGTTAATAGTTACTGGCTATCTTACGCGTCACAATTCCTATTGTCAATAAAATTCAGAAAATATTTTGCATAAGCATTATAAACAAGAATCTTATTTCCCATCATTGTAGTATAGCCATTCAAAAAATGGACAGGTTACCTAATAAGTGAATCGGCAATACGTTTTTTACTGCTTGCCTGTTTAAAGCGCATACATTAGGGCATCTTCCCATTATGCATTCCATAAAGGAGTTAGGGCGATATGTACTTCTCTTTGACTTTGCTGGCCGTTCCGTGGATTATTGCTTTGTGGCACCTTCATCCAAAAGATAACCAGCTGATCCCATTGATCGCTCCTTTTGCTGCCGTTGTAGCCTTCATTGTTAATGGGCTGGGTGTGTATTTTGGTTTTTGGCGTTTTTATCCTTTTATCGAACTAAATGTTTTCGCGACATACCCCTGTAATTTAGGAGTCTTTCCTGTTTTAGGCTGCTACATGATTTACTTTGTTCAAAAAATAAAGCAGCCCTATGGAGTTGTTCTTGGAATCGCACTGTTCACAACGCTTCTTGAAGGACTGTTTGTTTTAATGGGTAAAGTTGTATACGGAAACGGATGGAATATTTTTTGGACCTTTATTTCCTATCTCCTGCCCTATCTTTTAGGATACTGGTTTTATTTGTATTTACAAAAGCTGAATATCATAAAAAAATAAGTGAATGGTGCTTATTTTTCAATATATGCTTTTTTATGTATAAATTACCACAAGGGAGTTCATACTGGTATTGTTAGTTTCAAAACCTAACTCCTATAGAACCGAAACCATTTCGCAGCCAGGCTTTCCGCCTGGCTGTCTTTTGGCGTTTTTTGTTATTCAATCATAGCGAATAGGAGTAAGCGCATAGGAAAATGCTGAATTGTATGAAAGGTGCAAGACCACAGTTCTTCATGAAAAAGGGTAATTCTACTTAAATTTTATATATTTCGTTTTAAAAAGTGTACCTTTCACACTGTGGACTTACGAAAAGCTGTCATTCTGACTTATTTTTTATTATATCAAAATACTTTATGGTTCGACGAATAAATTATCAAATAAATCAAAAAATAACAAATATTTTATCGGCAAGGGTTGCCAGAATGATAAATGAATGTATATTATTAACAATAGAATCTTTTTGAAGCATATGCGTAAAATAACGTTTCCTCTATCATTATGGACTTGATAAGTGAGAAACCGAAAAAGTGGAGTGTGTAGTAATGGAAAGTAAATTTGCTAAAAGAGCGAGCCGGGTTAAGTCTTCAGAAACGCGTGAAATCTTAAAGGTAACGGAACGGCCAGAGGTTATTTCCTTTGCTGGAGGT
The genomic region above belongs to Domibacillus sp. DTU_2020_1001157_1_SI_ALB_TIR_016 and contains:
- a CDS encoding CBO0543 family protein, encoding MYFSLTLLAVPWIIALWHLHPKDNQLIPLIAPFAAVVAFIVNGLGVYFGFWRFYPFIELNVFATYPCNLGVFPVLGCYMIYFVQKIKQPYGVVLGIALFTTLLEGLFVLMGKVVYGNGWNIFWTFISYLLPYLLGYWFYLYLQKLNIIKK